In Halanaeroarchaeum sp. HSR-CO, one DNA window encodes the following:
- a CDS encoding DUF21 domain-containing protein, with protein MSDLTFAAVGGLSVVALLLVSAFFSSSEIALFSLPDAWFDEQAQSGEHRAAVLADLHADPHRLLVTLLVGNNVVNVAISSIVAVIVAGFLDPGAAVLVTTLLTSFLVLVFGEIVPKAYGLGNAERWSLVVAVPLRAVERVLSPLITFFDWITRGLNAIVTVDEDIEKPYVGP; from the coding sequence ATGAGCGACCTGACATTCGCGGCCGTCGGCGGGCTCTCGGTCGTGGCCCTCCTGCTGGTGAGCGCGTTCTTCTCGAGTTCGGAGATCGCCCTGTTCTCGTTGCCCGACGCGTGGTTCGACGAACAGGCACAATCCGGAGAGCATCGGGCCGCCGTCCTCGCCGATCTCCACGCGGACCCACACCGACTGCTGGTCACCCTTCTGGTCGGCAACAACGTCGTGAACGTCGCCATCTCGAGCATCGTGGCGGTCATCGTCGCTGGCTTTCTCGACCCGGGCGCTGCCGTTCTCGTCACGACGCTGCTCACCAGCTTCCTCGTTCTCGTCTTCGGCGAGATCGTCCCGAAGGCCTACGGCCTGGGCAACGCCGAACGCTGGTCGCTGGTGGTCGCCGTTCCCCTCCGGGCCGTCGAGCGGGTCCTCTCGCCACTGATCACGTTCTTCGACTGGATCACCCGCGGGCTCAACGCCATCGTGACCGTCGACGAGGACATCGAGAAGCCCTACGTGGGTCCCTGA
- a CDS encoding AzlC family ABC transporter permease produces MPPSTSSDTSAPSPGTSPESNPDTSDGTVSFGRSGLRAGFVIGLPVALGVGGYGIAFGILAKQTGFSVAEAALMSATVLAGASQIVAVELWTDPLPVGTILVTTFAVNLRYSLMGAALQPWFKHLSARRAFGSLFFMADENWALTLRDLQAGNRRGAFLLGSGLALWLAWVLATIVGALAGGTIEDPAAYGIDFVLAAVFVALLVELWDGTASIVPWTTALVVALGTAQVLPGRWYILLGGIAAGVVEVIRYDRE; encoded by the coding sequence ATGCCGCCCTCGACGTCGTCCGACACGAGTGCACCCTCTCCAGGGACGTCTCCGGAGAGCAATCCCGATACGAGTGACGGGACCGTCAGCTTCGGTCGTTCCGGACTTCGGGCTGGGTTCGTCATCGGGCTTCCCGTCGCACTCGGGGTCGGGGGCTACGGCATCGCCTTCGGCATCCTCGCCAAGCAGACGGGGTTCAGCGTCGCCGAGGCGGCGCTGATGAGCGCGACCGTCCTGGCGGGGGCCTCCCAGATCGTCGCGGTCGAACTCTGGACCGACCCGCTCCCCGTGGGTACCATTCTGGTGACGACGTTCGCTGTCAACCTCCGATACTCGCTGATGGGCGCGGCGTTGCAGCCCTGGTTCAAACACCTCTCTGCGCGACGGGCCTTCGGGAGCCTCTTCTTCATGGCCGACGAGAACTGGGCGCTGACGCTTCGCGACCTACAAGCCGGGAACCGTCGGGGCGCATTCCTCCTCGGGAGTGGACTCGCCCTCTGGCTGGCGTGGGTGCTCGCGACGATCGTCGGTGCACTCGCCGGCGGCACGATCGAGGACCCGGCGGCGTACGGGATCGACTTCGTCCTCGCGGCCGTGTTCGTCGCCCTCCTCGTCGAGTTGTGGGACGGGACGGCCTCGATCGTGCCCTGGACGACCGCGCTCGTGGTCGCACTCGGGACAGCCCAGGTCCTTCCGGGTCGATGGTACATCCTCCTCGGTGGCATCGCCGCCGGCGTCGTCGAGGTGATCCGCTATGATCGGGAGTGA